The following proteins come from a genomic window of Candidatus Alcyoniella australis:
- a CDS encoding DUF169 domain-containing protein produces MEKIRLDLPPVGVRLYSERPAWSDEIPLFRGISYCDAVREVTSGTELWVERESLTTCQWAPIALGFDAPAEGSSFEQSIKPRAVDTVGIYLARLDEFNPEIEPQVVIVRNMAPTLRSMIELLGKQAAAWEYADEGGLSTSALKVLFEDNPGWRGHLSLGVNRVLAKLDNVPGWQGLTKLIFSSRPATVLFDHLIKRTMADMSICRNSTVVPMLSGKVNVSYFCTGGISWGRNNPLHLTSGWPWELWQTIEPRLDYLRR; encoded by the coding sequence ATGGAGAAAATCAGGCTCGATTTACCGCCCGTGGGGGTCAGACTCTACAGCGAGCGACCGGCGTGGTCCGACGAGATCCCGCTGTTTCGCGGCATCAGCTATTGCGACGCGGTGCGCGAGGTGACTTCGGGAACGGAGCTGTGGGTCGAACGCGAGTCGCTGACGACCTGTCAGTGGGCGCCGATCGCCCTGGGGTTCGATGCGCCCGCGGAAGGCTCGAGCTTTGAGCAATCGATCAAGCCGCGGGCGGTCGATACGGTGGGGATCTACCTGGCGCGTCTGGACGAGTTCAACCCCGAGATCGAGCCGCAGGTCGTAATCGTACGCAATATGGCGCCCACGCTACGCTCGATGATCGAGCTTTTGGGCAAACAGGCGGCGGCCTGGGAGTACGCGGACGAGGGCGGGCTCTCGACCAGCGCGCTCAAGGTTTTATTCGAGGACAATCCCGGCTGGCGCGGCCATTTGTCGTTGGGAGTAAACCGCGTTCTGGCCAAGCTCGACAACGTTCCGGGCTGGCAAGGTCTGACCAAGCTGATTTTCAGCAGCCGACCGGCCACCGTGCTGTTCGATCATCTGATCAAACGCACCATGGCCGACATGTCGATCTGCCGCAATTCCACCGTGGTGCCCATGCTCTCGGGCAAGGTCAACGTCTCGTATTTTTGCACCGGCGGGATTTCCTGGGGCCGCAACAATCCGCTGCACCTCACATCGGGTTGGCCCTGGGAACTGTGGCAAACGATCGAGCCGCGGTTGGACTATTTGCGGCGATAG